Within Flavobacterium pisciphilum, the genomic segment TTTCAAAAAGATATCATCTTTACTATTCAAAGTTCGCGCTTCTAATCTAAACATCACATTATCTGCCGCTAAATAATCAAAATTTGCTGAGAACCCATAAGTTTTAAATCCATTTAGAGTTTCGGTTGCGATAATAACACCTTTTTTATCTTGATAATACTCCCCTCTTGCAGCAATCTGAATTTTATTTGTTGGTTTATACTGAGCCATAACAATTGGAGCATACCAAACATCATAATCAGAACTACCATTAGTCGTTTGCTGTAAACCAATATCAATACCTGCAATTAAATTCACGTTTTCTGAGACTTTAAATTGTCCGAAGAAATCATTAAAATACCTCCATTTTCTATCTACATCAGGTTGTTCATTCCCTACATAAGTACTCCAGTTTAATGTAACTGCCGAAGTTGGCTTGTAAGTAACCTGAGTCCCAAAAGCTGGAGTTTGGTTGCCTTCTACTTTTTGAATACGCTGCCATCCGTTTAAATACATCACAGCCAAATACCATTTTTCACTTTTAGAAGTATAGCCAATCTTGATTCCAGCTTCATAATAAGGAGAATTCTCAGCTAGAATACTTCGTGTCAAAGTCATACAATCTTTTCCAATGGCACTTTCAAAACCAATATGCGAAGGCATGATTCCAGCATCAATCCATAAGTTATGCTCTTTGGAGATTTTCACTCCTACATTAGCCTCGTATACATTTTTTAATAGTCCCTGTTCCGAAGCCAAGTTATATTCAGCATACGTTCCTGCCATTATTGCTAGATTAGCACGAACATTATCTTTAGCATAATTTACTTTCCCTAATCCTAAATTCAAGTTTACCTCATTGTGTTTGTTATAATTATAAAGGAAACCTGGTCGAGTATGATTCTCAGGGTTTCCAAAATCATAACTATAATAAGTATCTATATACCCCGAAAAAGTAAACGGACTTTTAGCTTCTTCTTGGGCATTAACTGTTGTATATCCGATTGCTATTAAAGCAGTAAGTATTATTTTTTTCATTTTATAAGGGGGATCCAAACCCCACAGGTTTTTAAAACCTGTAGAGTATGATTAAATTTAATTTGTTATTAGTTTTTTGGAGCTATTTAATTCATCAGTTCGCTTCCACCTGAGCTAAAACACTTGGGACAACAAGGGCTTTAGTTATCCTAACAGGTTTTGGAAACCTGTTAGGCATTAAAAAGAAATCTCAGATAAAGTCACTACAAGTTTATCTATATTTTAGTCTTGGATTATCCTACTTACAAGGCACTAGAAACCTTGCTAACAGATTCCTGCTTGCCATTTCGACAGAGCAGAAATCATATTAGATATTCGAATATTTTGATTCACAAGTGTATTTTCTCCTTCGTCAAAATGACAAAGAAACTCACGATAATTTTAAAAGAAACTTAGATACTTAGAGCCTCACGTTTATCTATTTTACAATCTTAAAACAAAAAACTTAGATACTTATCCGCTTAGCTACTCAGAACCTCTTTTATTTCAAAGCATCCAAAGCTACATTTAGCTCTAGGACATTGACCATTGCAGTCCCCATAACCTTAGGAGTATTGATATTAGCTTCAACCAAAGCTTTTACTTTATCTTCGGCTAATTTTCTTTCTTTGGCAACACGTTTCACTTGAACCAATGCTCCTTGAGGAGATATATTTGGATCCAATCCACTACCAGAAGCAGTAACCATATCAGCAGGAATGTCTGATTTTTTTAAATACGGGTGAACAATTAAAAAAGTATCAATTCTCTTCTGAACCAAAGCCAAATATTCGGCATTACTTGGTCCTTTATTACTTCCACCACTTCCTGCAGCATTATAATCTACAGCCGAAGGACGCCCCCAGAAATAATTAGGCTTATCAAATTTCTGACCTATTTTTTGATACCCTACTACTTTACCGTTAACCGAAATAGTTTCTCCTTTACCGTGGTTTGGAGCAAACTGTGCAATTCCATAAATTGCCAACGGATAAATAACTGCAAACAGAACCACCATTAGTAGGGTAAATTTTAATATTGAAAATATATTTTTCATTTTATTTTATTTTTGAGTTCCTGAGCAGCTAAGGGCTAAGTTTCCAAGTTTTTTTCCCAGTTTCTTAGCGTCTTAGTACCTCAGAATCTTGTTATTTACATGAATAAAGCTACAACTAAGTCAATTAGTTTAATCCCTATAAAAGGAATAATTAATCCTCCTAAACCATATATCAGCAAGTTTCTTTTTAAGATTGCACTCGCTCCGATTGGTTTATAATCAACTCCTTTCAACGCTAGTGGAATCAAGATTGGAATGATAATCGCATTAAAAATCACCGCCGATAAAATGGCACTTTCTGGGCTATGCAAATGCATAATATTTAAACCTTCAAGAGCTGGGATTGCAGTAATAAAAAGAGCAGGAACAATAGCAAAATACTTCGCTACATCATTCGCAATAGAGAAAGTGGTAAGCGTTCCTCTTGTCATTAACAACTGTTTTCCAATTTCAATAACCTCAATTAACTTAGTTGGATCATTATCAAGATCAACCATATTTCCAGCTTCCTTAGCCGCTTGAGTTCCACTATTCATCGCAACACCAACATCAGCTTGAGCAAGAGCGGGAGCGTCATTCGTACCATCTCCCATCATTGCAACGAGTTTACCCATTTGTTGCTCATTCTTAATGTAATTCATTTTATCCTCAGGTTTCGCTTCGGCAATAAAATCATCAACACCAGCAGCTTCAGCAATAAACTTAGCTGTAAGTGGATTATCTCCAGTAACCATTACCGTTTTTACACCCATTTTTCTCAAACGATCAAAACGTTCTTTCATTCCCGTTTTAATGATATCTTGCAATTCGATAACACCTTGCACTTGACTATTTTTAACAACTATCAACGGTGTTCCCCCTTTAGAAGAGATATCAATTACTCTTTGAGCTGTATCTTCTGGGAAACTATTCCCAGCTTGGAGCGCAATGTTTTTTGCAGCATCCTGAGCCCCTTTTCTAATATTAGTACCATCTTTTAAAACAACACCACTAGTTCTTGTTTCAGCAGTAAACTTAATTGTTTGTGAAATGTTATCGGTAAGAAGTGAGATACCTGCTTCCATTTTACCAGTCACATCTAACATTTTACTTAGCTCAATAATACTTTTTCCCTCTGGAGTATCATCAGCAAGAGAACTTAATACTGCAGATTCAATAAAATCTTTTTCCGAAATACCCTGAGCAGGATAGAAATTAGTCGCTTTTCTATTTCCTATAGTAATTGTTCCTGTTTTATCTAGAAGCAATACATCTATGTCTCCAGCAGTTTCTACTGCTTTTCCAGATTTTGTGATTACGTTAGCACGCAATGCTCTGTCCATACCCGCAATACCAATTGCAGAAAGTAAACCTCCAATTGTTGTTGGAATTAAACACACAAAAAGAGAAATGAAAGCAGCAATTGTTATTGGTGCATTGGCATAATCAGCAAACGGTTTTAAAGTAACACAAACGATTACGAAGATCAGTGTAAATGCTGCTAACAAAATAGTTAATGCAATTTCATTTGGTGTTTTCTGACGACTTGCCCCTTCTACCAAAGCAATCATTTTATCAAGAAAGCTTTCTCCAGGCTCAGATGTTACAATTACTTTAATTTTATCTGACAATACTTTTGTACCTCCAGTTACTGATGATTTATCTCCACCAGCTTCACGAATTACAGGAGCACTTTCTCCAGTAATCGCACTTTCGTCAATAGTAGCCAAACCTTCGATGATTTCACCATCAGTTGCAATTAAATCTCCTGCCTCACAAACAAAAACATCTCCTTTCTTTAATTCCGAAGAGCTAATGTTTTTAATCTCCCCATTTGCTAAGATTTGTCTTGCTGGTGTCTCTTCACGTGTTTTTCTTAAACTATCCGCTTGTGCTTTCCCCCTAGCTTCTGCAATTGCTTCAGCAAAATTGGCAAACAAAAGTGTTACTAGTAAAATTAAAAACACAATTAAATTATAAGCAAAACTACCTTGGTCTTGTGCTCCAAATAAGATGGAAACACAAACAGCAAACATAATGGCAGTTCCTATTTCTACGGTAAACATTACCGGATTTTTAATCATCAATTTGGGATTAAGCTTCACAAAAGATTGCACTAAGGCATCTTTTACTTGCTTACTTTCAAACAATGAATTGGATTTATTGTTAGTCATTTTTTATATTATTTTATTTAGTTGACAGTTCCTTTTAATACATAAAAACATAGAATCTGATTGCAATTTCTTTTTTATCTATTTTTTCCTATGCTACTTTGTCTTTTTAAATTATTGTCAATCATTTAAAAATGAATTATTATTTTAGTGTAAAATATTCTGCCAAAGGACCTAAAGCCAACGCTGGAAAGAATGATAAGGCTGCAATAATTGCGATTACAGCAAAAACCATTACTCCAAAAATAGAAGTATCTGTTTTTAAAGTTCCAGCACTTTCAGGTATATACTTTTTATTAGCAAGTAAACCAGCAATAGCCAATGGTCCAATTATAGGAATAAAACGACTCAATAGTAATACGATTCCTGTAGTAATATTCCAAAACGGATTGTTATCTCCTAGCCCTTCAAAACCAGAACCGTTATTGGCAGCACTAGAAGTATACTCATATAACATTTCAGAGAATCCATGATTTCCAGGATTGTTTAGCCAACCAGTTGCATTTCCGCTAAACCAAAACCCCATAGCAGTATCATTTGCTGCAAAATAAGAAGCCAAAGCCGTTCCTGATAATATTAACAAAGGATGAAGAATAGCTATAAAAGCAGCTATTTTAACTTCTCGAGCTTCAATTTTCTTTCCTAGAAACTCAGGAGTTCTACCAACCATTAATCCAGAAATAAATACAGCTAGAATAATGAAAACATAAAAGTTTAGAATACCAACTCCGCAACCACCATAAAATGCATTGACCATCATGGCAAGCAATTCCATAGCACCAGACATAGGCATAGAACTATCATGCATACTGTTAACAGAACCCGTAGAGATTACTGTTGTAGCAATGCTCCAAAAACCTGAAATAGCGGGTCCAAAACGAACTTCCTTACCTTCCATAGCCCCTGTTGCTTGGGCAATCCCCATTCTTTCGATAGCCGGGTTTCCATTAATTTCACTAATAACTGTTGGAATAACTAGCAGTAAAAATCCTAGCGTCATAACGCCAAAAATCATATATGAAAACTTTCTTTTCTTTAAATAAAAGCCCAAGGCGAAAATCATTCCGAATGGGATAATTAATTGCGCCCACAATTCGACCGCATTCGAAAAATAACTAGGATTTTCTAAAGGATGCGCTGAATTGGACCCGAAAAATCCTCCTCCATTTGTACCGATGTGTTTTATGGCAATAAATGATGCTGCAGGTCCACGAGAAACTTCTACAGTATCTCCTTGTAAAGTCGTAATTGCATCTTTACCCTCAAAAGTCATTGGTGAACCGCTAAATACCAAAGCAGTTGCTACAATAGCCGAAAGTGGTAATAAAATACGAGTACAGCTTTTTATAAAATAATTATAAAAGTTCCCTAATTTATCAGTAGTTCTATCTTTCATGGCAGTAAAAACCATAGCTGCCGCAGCCATTCCAACACCTGCTGAAACAAATTGCAAAAACATTAAGAACATTTGAGATAAATAAGAGACCCCACTTTCTCCCGAATAATGCTGTAAATTACAGTTAACTAAAAACGAAATAGCAGTATTAAATGCTAAATCTGGGCTCATCGATGGGTTGTTGTCAGGGTTTAAAAATAGCGACCCTTGAAATAATAGAATAAAAAAGCAAAGAAAAAACCAAACCATATTTATACTTAAAAGAGCTTTTAAGTGTTGTTTCCAGTTCATTTCTTCAGTAGAATTTATACCACTGATTTTAAAAATAAATTTTTCAATTGGATTGAAAATCGGATCAAGTAGTGTTTTATCCCCCAAATAAACTTTAGCAATATATTTCCCCAAAGGAATGGCTAAAACTATCGTAAGAATAAAAATACTGATGACGCCAAATAATTCTGTGTTCATAGTTTAATTTTTTTATGAGTAAGAAGTAATCTGTGAAAAGTTAAATGATTGTGGCAAAATTATTTTCTTGACATTTTACATTTTACAATCCACATTTTACGCTGTTAAAATTTTTCGGGTTTGATTAATACATAAATCAAATAGCCAAAAACGGCAAGAGCAATGATAAATAGTGCAGTCATGATTTAAATTTTTTCAAAAAATTCGACAGATTTAAAACAAATCGCAAACAGCAAAACAGCCAATGCGAGTAAAAGAATAGTGATTAACATAGGTTATAGATTAAAATGGTGAAATGTTCTTTGTGATGTGTGAAATGTGAATCAGTAAAACCTTTTTACTAAAAAACACATTTCAAGAGTTATACCCCCGAAGAGTTAATTTGCTTTATGTATTCTGCTTTCAACAATTTTGGAAACAGATCTGAAATAGTACAATGACGCAACTCCATAAAAGAAGAAACGGAGAAAACATACACATTCGAAATAGCGCTTTTAGTTTCGTAGCTTCCCGTAATATATAGTCGCTCTGCAAGTGCGAGACATTTTTTTGCTCTAAGAATATTTCCAGTAATGATTGCTGTCTTAGTGATTTCTGCAAAACGTTCTGCTTGTTTATAAATCGTGGTGACTTGATTTTTCATAAGAATGATTTTTATGTTCTCTTCCCTTATGCCAAAATACATTCCAAAAAAAAATAAAAACCACAAAACACTACAAACTAAGACCTTATCTGATTTCCTTTGAAATAGGCCATAAAAAAAGCCTATCAAAATGATAGGCTTTTCTCAAAATAGTATGTTCTATTAATGAATATTATATTCGTCTAATTTTCGATAAAGAGTGGCGACACCTATTTCAAGTAAGCGTGCCGTTTCAGCTTTATTGCCTTTAGTATAATTGAATACTTTCTGAATATGAAGTTTTTCTACGCTCTGCATAGAGAATGCAGAAACTATTTTATTTGTTTTATCTATTTGATGTTGCATTTCATAAGGCAAAACATCTGAGGTTAAAACATCACCATTTACCAAAATAACAGATCGCTCTATGACGTTTTTCAACTCACGAACATTTCCTGGCCATTGGTATGATTCCATTTTTTGCATAAATCCTTCATCAATAGACAATGCTTTCTTATTGGTTTTATCAGAGAATTGCTTTACATAATAATGAGTCAATGGTTCGATATCTTTTGCTCTTTCTCGTAAAGATGGAATTTTAATTTCAAAAATATTCAACCTAAAATATAAATCTGAACGAAAGCGATGTTCTTCACTTTCTGTTTTTAAATCTTTATTGGTTGCTGCAATTAATCTAAAATTAGATTTACGAGGTGTGGTGTCCCCTAACTGTATGTATTCGTTGCTTTCCAAAACGCGCAATAATTTAGCTTGCAATTCTAATGGCATTTCACCTATTTCATCAAGAAATAGAGTACCTCCATTGGCTTCCTCTATAAAACCTTTTTTATCCTTAATTGCCCCTGTAAAAGCACCTTGCTTATGTCCAAACAATTCACTTTCGAGGATTTCTTTACTGAAAGTACTGCAATTTAGTGCCACGAATGATTTTCCAACTCTATTACTATTTTCATGAATAGACTGAGCAAAAACTTCTTTACCAGTTCCAGTCTCTCCAGTTAAAAGTACTGTCGAATCTGTTTTAGAAACTCTTCGAGCCAAATCAATCACTTGCTCCAGTCCTTTTGATTTTCCTATAATATTATCAAATGAATATTTATCAGAGATACGTTTTTCTAATTGTTTAACTTTCTTTTGTAATTGTACTTTTTCTAAAGCTTTATATAGAAGCGGAATAATTTTATCATTATCATCCCCTTTCACAATATAATCGAAGGCACCATTCTTCATGGCTTGAACACCATCAGAAATTTTACCATAAGCAGTTAACAAAATAACTTCTGTAAGAGGAAATGCTGTTTTAATTTTTTGAAGAAAATCAACTCCATTTCCATCAGGAAGCTTAACATCACAAAGCACAACATCAATATCATTCTGTTCCAATTTCTTGTAACCAGATTTTAAATCTGGTGCTTCAAAAACTTCGAAACCTTCCGAACGTATAATTCTAGCGAGAAGATTGCGTAATTTTTCTTCGTCGTCAATAATAAGAGTCTTTTTCAAAATAGAATTTTGTGAATTTATTTTTCAAAATTAGTTATTTTAGTTATTTGTTAATAAAATACTTCTAAATACTTTCCATTAATAGTAATTCTTCAAAACTATTACTTCCCATTTTTATATTCCCAATTAAAATTGGATTTAAAAAAATTCTATTTGTTACCTTTACGGGTTCAAAATATAAATCAATCCCGATAATATCGGACCTAAATCATAGATTACAATGTCTGTAGCAAAAAAAGATTATAAAAGAATTACAACTAAATCATTAATTGAAATGAAAGCCAATGGGCAAAAAATTTCAATGCTTACGGCTTACGATTATACCATGGCCAAAATTGTTGACACTGCTGGAATTGATGTAATTCTTGTAGGAGACTCTGCATCAAATGTGATGGCAGGACATGAAACTACATTACCAATTACCTTAGACCAAATGATTTACCATGCCTCATCTGTAGTAAGAGCTATCGAAAGAGCATTGGTTGTTG encodes:
- a CDS encoding porin — protein: MKKIILTALIAIGYTTVNAQEEAKSPFTFSGYIDTYYSYDFGNPENHTRPGFLYNYNKHNEVNLNLGLGKVNYAKDNVRANLAIMAGTYAEYNLASEQGLLKNVYEANVGVKISKEHNLWIDAGIMPSHIGFESAIGKDCMTLTRSILAENSPYYEAGIKIGYTSKSEKWYLAVMYLNGWQRIQKVEGNQTPAFGTQVTYKPTSAVTLNWSTYVGNEQPDVDRKWRYFNDFFGQFKVSENVNLIAGIDIGLQQTTNGSSDYDVWYAPIVMAQYKPTNKIQIAARGEYYQDKKGVIIATETLNGFKTYGFSANFDYLAADNVMFRLEARTLNSKDDIFLKNNNPTNSNVFLTTSLAISL
- a CDS encoding DUF7674 family protein gives rise to the protein MKNQVTTIYKQAERFAEITKTAIITGNILRAKKCLALAERLYITGSYETKSAISNVYVFSVSSFMELRHCTISDLFPKLLKAEYIKQINSSGV
- the kdpA gene encoding potassium-transporting ATPase subunit KdpA: MNTELFGVISIFILTIVLAIPLGKYIAKVYLGDKTLLDPIFNPIEKFIFKISGINSTEEMNWKQHLKALLSINMVWFFLCFFILLFQGSLFLNPDNNPSMSPDLAFNTAISFLVNCNLQHYSGESGVSYLSQMFLMFLQFVSAGVGMAAAAMVFTAMKDRTTDKLGNFYNYFIKSCTRILLPLSAIVATALVFSGSPMTFEGKDAITTLQGDTVEVSRGPAASFIAIKHIGTNGGGFFGSNSAHPLENPSYFSNAVELWAQLIIPFGMIFALGFYLKKRKFSYMIFGVMTLGFLLLVIPTVISEINGNPAIERMGIAQATGAMEGKEVRFGPAISGFWSIATTVISTGSVNSMHDSSMPMSGAMELLAMMVNAFYGGCGVGILNFYVFIILAVFISGLMVGRTPEFLGKKIEAREVKIAAFIAILHPLLILSGTALASYFAANDTAMGFWFSGNATGWLNNPGNHGFSEMLYEYTSSAANNGSGFEGLGDNNPFWNITTGIVLLLSRFIPIIGPLAIAGLLANKKYIPESAGTLKTDTSIFGVMVFAVIAIIAALSFFPALALGPLAEYFTLK
- the kdpB gene encoding potassium-transporting ATPase subunit KdpB, with protein sequence MTNNKSNSLFESKQVKDALVQSFVKLNPKLMIKNPVMFTVEIGTAIMFAVCVSILFGAQDQGSFAYNLIVFLILLVTLLFANFAEAIAEARGKAQADSLRKTREETPARQILANGEIKNISSSELKKGDVFVCEAGDLIATDGEIIEGLATIDESAITGESAPVIREAGGDKSSVTGGTKVLSDKIKVIVTSEPGESFLDKMIALVEGASRQKTPNEIALTILLAAFTLIFVIVCVTLKPFADYANAPITIAAFISLFVCLIPTTIGGLLSAIGIAGMDRALRANVITKSGKAVETAGDIDVLLLDKTGTITIGNRKATNFYPAQGISEKDFIESAVLSSLADDTPEGKSIIELSKMLDVTGKMEAGISLLTDNISQTIKFTAETRTSGVVLKDGTNIRKGAQDAAKNIALQAGNSFPEDTAQRVIDISSKGGTPLIVVKNSQVQGVIELQDIIKTGMKERFDRLRKMGVKTVMVTGDNPLTAKFIAEAAGVDDFIAEAKPEDKMNYIKNEQQMGKLVAMMGDGTNDAPALAQADVGVAMNSGTQAAKEAGNMVDLDNDPTKLIEVIEIGKQLLMTRGTLTTFSIANDVAKYFAIVPALFITAIPALEGLNIMHLHSPESAILSAVIFNAIIIPILIPLALKGVDYKPIGASAILKRNLLIYGLGGLIIPFIGIKLIDLVVALFM
- a CDS encoding sigma-54-dependent transcriptional regulator, which gives rise to MLKKTLIIDDEEKLRNLLARIIRSEGFEVFEAPDLKSGYKKLEQNDIDVVLCDVKLPDGNGVDFLQKIKTAFPLTEVILLTAYGKISDGVQAMKNGAFDYIVKGDDNDKIIPLLYKALEKVQLQKKVKQLEKRISDKYSFDNIIGKSKGLEQVIDLARRVSKTDSTVLLTGETGTGKEVFAQSIHENSNRVGKSFVALNCSTFSKEILESELFGHKQGAFTGAIKDKKGFIEEANGGTLFLDEIGEMPLELQAKLLRVLESNEYIQLGDTTPRKSNFRLIAATNKDLKTESEEHRFRSDLYFRLNIFEIKIPSLRERAKDIEPLTHYYVKQFSDKTNKKALSIDEGFMQKMESYQWPGNVRELKNVIERSVILVNGDVLTSDVLPYEMQHQIDKTNKIVSAFSMQSVEKLHIQKVFNYTKGNKAETARLLEIGVATLYRKLDEYNIH
- a CDS encoding K(+)-transporting ATPase subunit C, whose protein sequence is MKNIFSILKFTLLMVVLFAVIYPLAIYGIAQFAPNHGKGETISVNGKVVGYQKIGQKFDKPNYFWGRPSAVDYNAAGSGGSNKGPSNAEYLALVQKRIDTFLIVHPYLKKSDIPADMVTASGSGLDPNISPQGALVQVKRVAKERKLAEDKVKALVEANINTPKVMGTAMVNVLELNVALDALK
- the kdpF gene encoding K(+)-transporting ATPase subunit F, whose product is MTALFIIALAVFGYLIYVLIKPEKF